In Rubidibacter lacunae KORDI 51-2, the following proteins share a genomic window:
- a CDS encoding phycobilisome linker polypeptide produces the protein MRMFRVTACVPSQTRIRTQRELQNTYFTKLVPYDNWFREQQRIMKMGGKIVKVELATGKPGTNAGLQ, from the coding sequence ATGCGGATGTTTCGCGTAACGGCTTGCGTCCCCAGTCAAACTCGAATTCGGACGCAGCGAGAGTTGCAAAACACGTATTTCACGAAGCTCGTACCCTACGACAACTGGTTTCGCGAGCAGCAACGCATCATGAAAATGGGCGGTAAGATCGTTAAAGTCGAGTTGGCGACAGGCAAGCCAGGCACGAACGCGGGCTTGCAGTAA
- the apcA gene encoding allophycocyanin subunit alpha, with amino-acid sequence MSIVTKSIVNADAEARYLSPGELDRIKSFVEGGEQRLRIAQVLTESRERIIKEAGDKLFQKRPDVVSPGGNAYGEEMTATCLRDMDYYLRLVTYGVVAGDVTPIEEIGLVGVAEMYKSLGTPIDAVAQSVREMKGVATSLMSMEDAAEAGSYFDYVVGRMQ; translated from the coding sequence ATGAGTATCGTCACTAAGTCGATCGTCAACGCTGACGCTGAGGCACGCTACCTCAGCCCCGGCGAGCTGGATCGCATTAAGTCGTTCGTTGAAGGCGGCGAGCAGCGCCTACGCATCGCGCAAGTGCTGACCGAATCTCGCGAGCGCATTATTAAGGAAGCAGGTGACAAGCTGTTCCAAAAGCGTCCGGATGTCGTGTCCCCCGGCGGCAACGCCTACGGCGAGGAAATGACTGCAACTTGCCTGCGCGACATGGATTACTACCTGCGCCTAGTCACCTATGGCGTGGTTGCGGGTGATGTCACCCCGATCGAAGAGATCGGTTTGGTGGGCGTAGCTGAGATGTACAAGTCGCTGGGAACGCCCATCGATGCTGTCGCTCAGAGCGTGCGCGAAATGAAGGGTGTTGCTACCTCGCTGATGTCGATGGAAGATGCAGCGGAAGCTGGTTCCTACTTCGACTACGTTGTCGGTCGGATGCAGTAA
- the apcB gene encoding allophycocyanin subunit beta has product MQDAITSVINSADVQGKYLDTSSMDKLKGFFQSGQLRVRAASVIGANAANIVKEAVAKSLLYSDITRPGGNMYTTRRYAACIRDLDYYLRYATYAMLAGDPSILDERVLNGLKETYNSLGVPVNATVQAIQAMKEVTAGLVGPDAGKEMGVYLDYICSGLS; this is encoded by the coding sequence ATGCAAGACGCCATTACCTCTGTCATCAACTCTGCTGATGTTCAGGGCAAGTACCTCGACACGTCCTCTATGGACAAGCTCAAGGGCTTTTTCCAATCCGGTCAGCTGCGCGTGCGTGCGGCAAGCGTGATTGGTGCGAACGCAGCAAACATCGTCAAAGAAGCCGTAGCAAAGTCCTTGCTGTACTCGGACATTACTCGTCCGGGCGGCAACATGTACACCACCCGTCGCTATGCTGCTTGCATCCGCGACTTGGACTACTACCTGCGCTATGCCACCTATGCGATGCTGGCGGGAGATCCGTCCATCCTCGACGAGCGCGTGCTCAACGGTTTGAAAGAGACCTATAACTCCCTGGGCGTCCCCGTCAACGCGACAGTACAGGCTATCCAAGCCATGAAGGAAGTGACCGCTGGTTTGGTCGGTCCTGATGCCGGCAAGGAAATGGGCGTGTACTTAGATTACATCTGCTCGGGTCTGAGCTAG
- a CDS encoding phycobilisome rod-core linker polypeptide, translating into MIKASGGSSVARPQLYQTVPLSTVVQAEQQDRYLERGELQELDTYFRSGELRIAIAQTLSAASELIVSRAANRIFSGGSPLAYLEKPPEAEPALAAAGSASDEKARQLGTTTYVESGGGIFGGLRQLLSASGSTVPTPPGFRPINVSRYGPKNMQKSLRDLSWMLRYLTYSIVAGDPNIITVNVRGLREVIENACSTDATLVALGEMQAAAKDYFRDQPEARTIVVEYFDVLIDEFRAATPSNKLRQRPAGDKQGLELPQSYFNAAERRPKFAMKPGLSELEKQAVVKAAYRQIFERDITRAYSQSISYLESQVKNGDISMHEFVRRLGKSPLYRRQFFEPFINSRALELAFRHFLGRGPSSREEVQQYFLVVSEGGLPALIDALVDSQEYSDYFGEETVPYLRGLGQEAQECRNWGMQQDLLNYSAPFRKVPQFITTFARYEQPLPDQHVYGSGNDPLEIQFGAIFPKETRNPDTRPAPFNKDTKRILINRGPGIFNQNSNPAARGLNPGTLGPKVFRLDRLPAANSSGANQASVKFSETSTQAVIRACYRQVFGRDVYDGQRQTVAESKLENGELTLREFVRAIAKSDPYRNLYWTSLYVTKAVEYIHRRLLGRPTYGRQEINSYFDLCAKRGFYALIDEIVDSKEYEEAFGEDTVPYERYLTPAGVQLRTRSGNLRRDVGTQVTPETTPRFVELGSVSETRNEPSVRARVNQGVTVRREQTKIFKLTDRALKADVQVLIRAAYRQIFERDVEPYVIGGSEFSELESKLRNGEITVKEFVEGLGCSELYIKEFYTPYPNTKVIEQATKHFLGRAPRDQEEIRFYNQILATQGIRACISAMVNSPDYIQSFGEDVVPYRRYPTLPAANFPNTQTLYNKLTKQDNEVVVPSFTPIPSRIGVQF; encoded by the coding sequence ATGATCAAGGCAAGTGGTGGAAGCTCAGTAGCGCGCCCGCAACTCTATCAAACCGTGCCCCTCTCGACGGTTGTGCAGGCGGAGCAGCAGGATCGCTACTTGGAGCGTGGTGAGCTGCAGGAATTGGATACGTACTTTCGGTCGGGCGAATTGCGGATCGCGATCGCTCAGACCCTGAGCGCGGCATCCGAACTCATCGTGTCGCGAGCTGCCAACCGCATCTTCTCTGGCGGTTCGCCTCTCGCCTACCTGGAAAAACCTCCAGAGGCCGAACCGGCTCTGGCTGCTGCCGGTAGTGCATCAGATGAGAAAGCGCGTCAGCTCGGAACGACAACTTACGTCGAAAGCGGCGGCGGCATTTTCGGTGGTTTGCGCCAGTTGCTCAGTGCTTCAGGCAGTACCGTGCCTACACCGCCCGGATTTCGCCCGATCAACGTCTCGCGCTACGGTCCCAAGAACATGCAGAAGTCGTTGCGCGACCTCTCTTGGATGTTGCGTTACTTAACTTATTCGATCGTGGCGGGCGACCCAAACATCATTACCGTCAACGTCCGGGGGCTGCGGGAAGTTATCGAGAATGCCTGCTCGACCGACGCCACCTTGGTCGCTCTTGGCGAGATGCAAGCGGCTGCAAAGGATTATTTCCGCGATCAGCCGGAGGCTCGGACAATTGTCGTCGAATACTTTGACGTTCTGATCGACGAGTTCCGAGCGGCCACTCCTTCGAATAAACTGCGCCAACGCCCTGCAGGTGACAAGCAAGGTCTGGAGCTACCACAAAGCTATTTCAATGCTGCCGAGCGCCGTCCAAAGTTTGCGATGAAGCCGGGACTTTCGGAATTGGAGAAGCAAGCTGTCGTCAAAGCCGCCTACCGCCAAATTTTCGAGCGCGATATCACTCGTGCCTATAGCCAGTCAATTTCTTATCTGGAATCCCAGGTTAAGAACGGCGACATCTCCATGCACGAGTTCGTTCGTCGGCTTGGTAAGTCGCCCCTATATCGGCGACAGTTCTTCGAACCGTTTATCAACAGCCGCGCTCTCGAGCTAGCCTTCCGCCACTTCCTCGGCCGCGGTCCCAGTTCCCGCGAGGAGGTACAGCAGTATTTCCTAGTCGTCTCAGAGGGCGGACTGCCTGCCCTGATCGACGCTTTGGTTGACTCTCAGGAGTACTCGGATTATTTCGGCGAAGAAACCGTTCCTTACTTGCGCGGTCTGGGCCAGGAAGCCCAAGAATGCCGGAACTGGGGCATGCAGCAGGACTTGTTGAACTACAGCGCGCCGTTCCGCAAGGTGCCGCAGTTCATCACCACCTTTGCTCGCTACGAGCAGCCGCTGCCCGACCAACACGTATACGGTTCCGGTAACGACCCGCTGGAAATTCAGTTCGGGGCAATTTTTCCCAAAGAGACGCGCAATCCCGATACTCGTCCTGCACCTTTCAACAAAGACACTAAGCGCATCCTCATCAACCGCGGTCCGGGCATTTTCAACCAAAACAGCAATCCTGCAGCTCGCGGGTTGAATCCAGGCACGCTGGGCCCGAAGGTCTTCCGCCTAGATCGACTCCCGGCTGCCAACAGTAGCGGTGCGAACCAAGCTAGCGTTAAGTTCTCGGAAACGTCGACCCAGGCTGTCATTCGCGCGTGCTACCGCCAGGTATTTGGGCGCGACGTTTATGACGGACAGCGACAGACAGTTGCCGAAAGCAAGTTAGAGAACGGCGAGCTCACGTTGCGCGAGTTCGTCCGTGCGATCGCAAAATCCGATCCCTACCGCAACCTCTATTGGACGTCGCTCTACGTTACCAAAGCGGTCGAATACATTCACCGCCGCTTGCTCGGTCGCCCGACCTATGGCCGACAGGAGATCAACAGCTACTTCGACCTTTGTGCCAAGCGCGGCTTCTATGCTTTGATCGACGAAATCGTGGATAGCAAAGAGTACGAGGAAGCGTTTGGTGAAGACACCGTGCCCTACGAACGCTACCTGACACCGGCTGGAGTGCAGTTGCGGACTCGCTCCGGCAACCTGCGCCGCGATGTGGGTACCCAGGTCACGCCGGAAACAACTCCGCGCTTCGTCGAGCTCGGCAGCGTATCCGAGACGCGCAACGAACCCAGCGTCCGCGCTCGTGTCAACCAAGGCGTGACTGTCCGTCGCGAGCAGACCAAGATCTTCAAGCTAACCGATCGCGCTCTCAAGGCCGACGTTCAAGTTCTAATCCGGGCTGCTTACCGCCAGATTTTCGAGCGCGATGTCGAGCCCTATGTCATCGGCGGCAGCGAGTTCTCCGAGCTAGAGAGCAAGCTCCGTAACGGCGAAATTACAGTCAAGGAGTTTGTTGAGGGTTTGGGTTGCTCCGAACTTTACATCAAAGAGTTCTACACGCCCTACCCGAATACAAAGGTCATCGAGCAAGCAACCAAGCACTTCCTCGGACGGGCTCCGCGAGACCAGGAGGAAATCCGCTTCTACAACCAGATCCTGGCTACGCAGGGTATACGCGCCTGTATCAGCGCCATGGTCAACAGTCCCGACTACATCCAGAGCTTCGGCGAAGATGTAGTGCCTTACCGGCGGTATCCGACACTTCCTGCGGCTAACTTCCCTAACACCCAAACCCTCTACAACAAGCTCACCAAGCAGGATAACGAAGTTGTCGTGCCGAGCTTCACGCCGATTCCCTCGCGCATTGGCGTCCAGTTCTAG